The Salinivibrio kushneri genomic interval ATTTTTTAGGGTGGTAAACCCAAGATCGAGGGGGGCTAGCATGTGGGGATAAGGGTGCTGTTCCATTGCTTGCTCACTTATTGTTTTGTGGTCTGACCAGACTATAGCGCTGACAGACACGTGATTTCAAACATTCGTTTACAAGTTAGCAACATGGTATCACGATTTATGATCTGGGTAGGACTTTCACCCAGTATTGGCGTATATCGATAATCGCTCGCACCTATCGCTCTTGGCTCTGATCAGCTAGGATATCAGCGACATGCACCGATGGACTCAAGTATGAAAAAACTGTTCCGCTTTATTGCATCCCTTTTTAAATGGCTGTGGCGTGCGCTCAGTTTCGCGCGGCAGCTTTTGTTAAACGTCCTTTTCATAGGCGTCATTGTTGCCATCTACTTTGCGCTGACGTCGGAAACCCCCTTGACGCCAAAAGACGCTGAATCGGTCAAGGTCGCTCAATCTGAGCCCGAGCCACGCGCCCTCTTGCTGAACATTGATGGCCCGATTGTTGAGCAGCGTCAACGTATTAGCCCAATTGATACGCTATCGCGCAACGCACTCGGTCAACCGGTTGAGCGTGAAAATGTGTTGTTTGACATTGTCGACACCGTGCGCCATGCCGCCACTGACGAGCAGGTCAATGGGCTTGTGCTCAGCTTGGGCGACATGCCGTCCACCAGCTTGACCAAGCTGCGGTATATCGCCAAAGCCATCAATACCTTTAAAGAGAGCGGCAAACCCGTGATCGCCATTGGCGGCACCTATAGCCAAAGTCAGTACTATTTAGCTAGCTATGCTGATGAGGTGCTAATGTCGCCTGATGGCATGGTGATGCTGCAAGGTTATGGTAGCTACAATCTGTATTGGAAAGACTTACTCGATAAGTTGGACGTCTCTACCCATGTGTTCCGTGTGGGGACCTATAAATCGTTTGTCGAGCCTTACACGCGCAACAACATGTCTGATGCCGCCCGCGAGGCGAATCAAGCCTGGCTGTCTCAGCTGTGGCAGGCGTATGTGAGTGATGTCGCCAAGAACCGCGGTATCCAAGCCGATATGCTCTCTCCCAGCGCTGAGCAACTGCTCACGCGATTACGCCGTTTCGAGGGTGACTTCGCCGCATTGTCTAAGGACGTGGGGATCGTCGATAAATTAATGACGCGTCAGCAAATCCGTCGCTATCTCGCCGATAAGTTCGGGAGCGATGGCAAAGACAGCTTTGAATACACAGGTTATTACGATTACCTGCCGAAGATACAAAATGGCTTTAGCTTGCCGGGCAACAATAACATTGCTGTCGTCGTCGCCAGCGGCCCCATCATGGACGGACATCAACGTCCGGGGACGGTGGGTGGCGATACCACCGCGGCAATGCTTCGCGATGCGCGCCTAGACAACAGTGTTAAAGCCGTCGTGCTGCGTGTTGATAGCCCGGGAGGCAGCGCTTTCGCCTCTGAAGTCATTCGCAATGAGGTAGACGCATTGCGTGAGGCCGGCAAACCTGTCGTGGTATCGATGTCAAGCGTAGCCGCCTCGGGGGGATATTGGCTATCGGCCAGTGCCGATAAAATCATTGCCCAACCTACCACGATCACAGGTTCGATTGGCATTTTCAGCCTATTCACCACCTTTGAGAACACGCTGGATGATCTCGGCGTGCAGTCTGATGGTGTCGGCACCACGCCGTTTGCCGGTGTGGGACTGACTCGCGCGCTCCCTGACGAGGTGGGAGACATCATGCAACTTGGCATTGAGCACGGTTATCACCGCTTCCTCTCGGTCGTCAGTCACCACCGCAATATGTCGATGGAAGAAGCCGATCAGGTCGCGCAAGGCCGCGTCTGGACGGGACAAGACGCCCTGAACCTCGGCTTAGTGGATAAGCTGGGTGACTTTGACGATGCGGTATCAACAGCCGCCGATCTCGCAGAGATTGAGGACTACCAGCTCGATTGGATGCAACAGCCACTCACCCCCTTTGAGCAATTTATTAACGACGTGCTCGGACAAGGTGCGAGTGTGCTTGGCAAAACCGTCCAGGCGAGCATGCCATCGATCGCTCAACAACTGGCGTCGTCACCACAGTGGCAGTCATTGACCTTGTTGGAAAAATTTAACGACCCCCAAGGGCGTTACTTATTCTGCTTGAACTGTCAATACCAATAAAATCGACTCGCCCTGACCCTACAGTCAGGGCTTTTCTCTGTTTTTCTTCTATTCTGTGTGTCGCTCGGTGTTATCGATGTAATCGTTACATGTATACTGTGCTCACGCTCATTTAATGCAGATTTGACATGATGGAACGTAAACACATTTATATCGCTTACACAGGTGGCACGATCGGCATGCAAAAGTCCGATCATGGGTATGTCCCTGTGTCTGGTTTTCTGCAACAACAGTTGGAGAAGATGCCCGAATTCCATCGTCCAGAAATGCCGCTTTTTACTATTCATGAGTACCAACCACTCATTGATTCATCGGATATGACGCCAACGGATTGGCAACGGATTGCGGACGATATTGGCGACAATTATCACAAGTACGATGGCTTTGTGATCTTACATGGTACCGACACCATGGCTTACACTGCGTCAGCCCTGTCGTTCATGCTGGAAAACCTAGAAAAACCCGTGATCGTGACCGGCTCGCAAATTCCGATTGCAGAGTTGCGCTCAGACGGGCAAGCCAACCTACTCAATGCCCTTCATATTGCCGCTAACTATCCGGTGAATGAGGTCACCTTGTTTTTCAATAATCAGTTATTACGTGGCAATCGCAGCACCAAATCCCATGCCGATGGCTTTAATGCCTTTACTTCGCCTAACCTGCCTGCGCTGCTTGAAGCCGGCATTCATATCGAAGTAAAAGCAGATAAGCTCAACCAGCCTTCCGCCGGCCCTTTTAAGGTGCATACCATCAATGATCAACCGGTTGCAGTGATCATGATGTATCCCGGCATCTCACCGGACGTGGTAAGAAACGCACTCAAGCAGCCAGTTAATGCCATGATTTTGTTAACCTTTGGGGTAGGCAACGCGCCTCAGCACCCCGAACTGCTGGACTTGCTCAAACAAGCCACCGATCGGGGTGTCTTGGTGCTTAACTTGACCCAATGTTTGGCAGGACGCGTGAATATGGGCGGCTACGCAACAGGCTGTGCATTGGCTGACGCCGGTGTGTTGAGCGGCTATGACATGACGCCAGAGGCGGCGTTGGCAAAGCTTCATTTCCTGCTGAGTCAGTCCTTGCCGTTTGAGACCCTGCGTACCTTGGTACAAAAAGATCTCCGCGGAGAACTCAGTTACTACTAGCTTGTTACTGTTTCACGAATCTTTCAGTGTGTGACGTCGGCAAGGTTGCCGGCGTTTTTATTTGCTAACGTATACAGAGGGGTAACCATACTGTTGGTCGTCATTAAAAGGAGCGCATAATGAGGGTATTACATGGTGACTCGCTGTCGCCCCATACGCGAAAAATCGCGCTGGCGCTGAGGTTAAAGCATTTAGACTATCAACTCGCCCCCACTTCCCCTTTCGAGGCACACGAGCGCGTCATCCACCACCCTCCGATGCAAACTGTGGTCGCACTCGCCGAGTCATCACACACCATTTACCAAGACACAGTGATTACGGCCTACCTTGATGATGCCTACCCTGATCCGCTGCTCTATCCAGGCAACCCCACCCATCGCGCCCAGATCCGCTGGATTGAGTGGTTTTGTCGCTATCAGCTAGATCCCTTAATCACAGATACCTTGTTTTACCAACGGGTGGTACGCGGGCATATTTTAGACAAAACGGTCGATCATCAGGCCGTGAACCAAGCTCTGCAAACATTACCCGCCTGCTGCCAATATTTAGGCGAGCAAGTAAAAGCAATGCCCACCCAGACGGTGACGATGGCAGGTATCAGCGTGTGGAGTCTGTTTCGTTGCGCAAAAATGGCAGGGTTGGTGTTGGACGACCGATTCGCGGCGCTGAGTGATTACCTCTCAGCTCTCGACCAACACCCCTTGTTCGATGCCTATGCGCAGGAGGAAAATCATCAACTAACGCCGTTTTTCGCCAGCCCAATTAGCCTAGCGACCACCTAGGTACCAGCATGCTAATGGCCGATTCAATGATAGACGCGGCCATCGCCGTGATCGCTGAGCTGTGCGCGCTAGTGTTTAGTATTGCTGTCCTGAGTCGCCACCTCAATCCGGGTTTCATCTGGACGGGCAAACTCACGTTTTAGTTCCGCTTTCGATTTCCAGGTCACATTGCCCCCTTTCGCGACTGTCATGTGCTGGGGCTGGCTGTTATGACGTGATTGATACAACATCACGGCTTGCAAGGCTTGGTCTCGTTGCGCTTGGTTCAAGCTGGTGCCGTCCGGCCATTTGCCCGTCTCCACGGCATAACACAACCGATCATACACTTCAGGCGTCATTGCTTTTAAGACTTGTTCAATATCCATGATTACCTCTTGGCGATCCTCATTAGGCTATTATGCCTGAACTGGGTGGGTGGACGGCATGCTTGGTTCAGTGCGCTTTATCACGCTTTAGACCATCAACTACACTAAAAGATCACGTATACTCATCGCAATTGACTCAGGATACGATAAACCATGGATTTACGATTACTCATACGTTGTTTTTACCCCTTGGGGTTAATTGCGAGTGTACTGCTTCTTACTGGCTGTGAAGGCGAGCCCACCACTAATCAAGTCTGTGAAACCCACCCAGAGCTATGCGCAGGATTAAACACCGGTGATGGGCAATGCCGATTTGAGCGCTCTGATCTGATTTTTGATCGCTTATCTGTCTATCAAAACCCCAGTGATTTGAATAAGCTTACCGAGCTAAAACAAACCAAAGTCTACCTTCGCTGCATGGAGCTGGTTGCCGAAATAGAGCCCACCACCTTAAAACAGCGCAAAACCAAGCGCACCGAAGCGGTGTATCATGCTTACGACGCGATTGAACGGCTAGAGGGCGAACTGAAAGACTCTTACCAACCACCCGTGATTTACTATCGCTGGTCTCAAGG includes:
- a CDS encoding YeaC family protein produces the protein MDIEQVLKAMTPEVYDRLCYAVETGKWPDGTSLNQAQRDQALQAVMLYQSRHNSQPQHMTVAKGGNVTWKSKAELKREFARPDETRIEVATQDSNTKH
- the ansA gene encoding asparaginase, giving the protein MERKHIYIAYTGGTIGMQKSDHGYVPVSGFLQQQLEKMPEFHRPEMPLFTIHEYQPLIDSSDMTPTDWQRIADDIGDNYHKYDGFVILHGTDTMAYTASALSFMLENLEKPVIVTGSQIPIAELRSDGQANLLNALHIAANYPVNEVTLFFNNQLLRGNRSTKSHADGFNAFTSPNLPALLEAGIHIEVKADKLNQPSAGPFKVHTINDQPVAVIMMYPGISPDVVRNALKQPVNAMILLTFGVGNAPQHPELLDLLKQATDRGVLVLNLTQCLAGRVNMGGYATGCALADAGVLSGYDMTPEAALAKLHFLLSQSLPFETLRTLVQKDLRGELSYY
- a CDS encoding glutathione S-transferase family protein — its product is MRVLHGDSLSPHTRKIALALRLKHLDYQLAPTSPFEAHERVIHHPPMQTVVALAESSHTIYQDTVITAYLDDAYPDPLLYPGNPTHRAQIRWIEWFCRYQLDPLITDTLFYQRVVRGHILDKTVDHQAVNQALQTLPACCQYLGEQVKAMPTQTVTMAGISVWSLFRCAKMAGLVLDDRFAALSDYLSALDQHPLFDAYAQEENHQLTPFFASPISLATT
- the sppA gene encoding signal peptide peptidase SppA, producing the protein MKKLFRFIASLFKWLWRALSFARQLLLNVLFIGVIVAIYFALTSETPLTPKDAESVKVAQSEPEPRALLLNIDGPIVEQRQRISPIDTLSRNALGQPVERENVLFDIVDTVRHAATDEQVNGLVLSLGDMPSTSLTKLRYIAKAINTFKESGKPVIAIGGTYSQSQYYLASYADEVLMSPDGMVMLQGYGSYNLYWKDLLDKLDVSTHVFRVGTYKSFVEPYTRNNMSDAAREANQAWLSQLWQAYVSDVAKNRGIQADMLSPSAEQLLTRLRRFEGDFAALSKDVGIVDKLMTRQQIRRYLADKFGSDGKDSFEYTGYYDYLPKIQNGFSLPGNNNIAVVVASGPIMDGHQRPGTVGGDTTAAMLRDARLDNSVKAVVLRVDSPGGSAFASEVIRNEVDALREAGKPVVVSMSSVAASGGYWLSASADKIIAQPTTITGSIGIFSLFTTFENTLDDLGVQSDGVGTTPFAGVGLTRALPDEVGDIMQLGIEHGYHRFLSVVSHHRNMSMEEADQVAQGRVWTGQDALNLGLVDKLGDFDDAVSTAADLAEIEDYQLDWMQQPLTPFEQFINDVLGQGASVLGKTVQASMPSIAQQLASSPQWQSLTLLEKFNDPQGRYLFCLNCQYQ